Proteins from a single region of Pyrus communis chromosome 6, drPyrComm1.1, whole genome shotgun sequence:
- the LOC137738197 gene encoding uncharacterized protein: MGDRERDRDRDRERRRDRDRVRIKSSHTSERTRPRHTRSRTRSISRSRTLDDRSHRRRQHHDRSPSTEPRKRQRRESTVEDERERQKAAVLDLVEGITKEQKTQQKPSSDGDGGEGMDEDEIEMMKKLGIPTGFDSTKGKPVLGADISGVRAVTKRQPRQYMNRRGGFNRPLPAERNR, translated from the coding sequence ATGGGGGACCGAGAACGAGACAGAGACCGGGACAGAGAAAGGCGCCGAGACCGCGACCGCGTCCGCATCAAGAGCTCGCATACATCCGAGCGCACCAGACCACGCCACACCCGCTCCCGCACGCGCTCCATCTCCCGTTCTCGGACTCTAGACGACAGGTCCCACCGGCGGCGCCAGCACCACGACCGCAGCCCCTCGACGGAGCCACGCAAGCGGCAGCGCCGCGAGTCGACCGTGGAGGACGAGAGGGAGAGGCAGAAGGCTGCGGTTTTGGACTTGGTTGAGGGCATCACGAAGGAGCAGAAAACTCAGCAGAAGCCGAGCAgcgatggtgatggtggtgagGGTATGGACGAGGATGAGATTGAGATGATGAAGAAATTGGGGATTCCGACTGGGTTCGACTCGACAAAAGGGAAGCCCGTGCTGGGCGCCGATATAAGTGGCGTTAGGGCCGTCACGAAGCGGCAGCCAAGACAGTATATGAACCGCCGCGGTGGATTTAATCGGCCGTTGCCTGCCGAGCGCAATCGCTAG